One window of Populus nigra chromosome 5, ddPopNigr1.1, whole genome shotgun sequence genomic DNA carries:
- the LOC133694053 gene encoding cyclin-D4-2-like isoform X2: MAPSFDCTVSSLLCAEDNNSIFDDNDCYGATVEEFEATWPDGNHQIQNQNSGWWLPMQSEECLVLMVEKECQHLPSGDYLKRLRNGDLGLGARKEAVDWIAKVHAHFGFGPLCAYLSVNYLDRFLSAYELPKGNAWMMQLLGVACLSLAAKMEETEVPLSLDLQVGESRFVFEARTIQRMELLVLSTLDWRMHAITPFSFIDYFIGKINNDQTPPRSLILQSILLILSTIKGIYFMEFRPSEIAAAVSIAVVGETKTVDVEQAISVLAQPVEKVKMVPCGPKPVKGHK, encoded by the exons ATGGCACCAAGTTTTGATTGTACAGTTTCAAGCCTTCTATGTGCTGAAgataataatagtatttttgatGATAACGATTGCTACGGTGCTACCGTGGAGGAGTTTGAGGCCACGTGGCCTGACGGGAATCATCAAATCCAGAATCAAAATAGTGGTTGGTGGTTGCCAATGCAGAGTGAAGAGTGTTTGGTTTTGATGGTTGAAAAGGAGTGTCAGCATTTGCCTAGTGGTGATTACTTGAAGAGACTGAGAAATGGGGACTTGGGCTTGGGGGCTAGAAAAGAGGCTGTTGATTGGATTGCAAAG GTTCATGCCCACTTTGGTTTTGGACCACTTTGTGCTTATTTATCGGTAAACTACTTGGATAGGTTTCTGTCTGCCTATGAATTACCT AAGGGTAACGCTTGGATGATGCAGTTATTGGGTGTGGCTTGTTTATCTCTTGCGGCCAAAATGGAGGAGACTGAAGTTCCACTCTCTCTAGATCTACAG GTGGGTGAATCAAGATTTGTATTTGAAGCAAGAACTATACAAAGGATGGAGCTTCTTGTACTGAGCACATTGGATTGGAGGATGCATGCAATTACTCCTTTCTCCTTCATAGACTATTTCATTGGCAAGATCAATAATGATCAAACCCCACCTAGGTCTTTAATCTTACAATCAATCCTTCTCATACTGAGCACAATTAAAG GGATTTACTTCATGGAATTTAGGCCTTCTGAGATTGCAGCAGCAGTGTCAATAGCTGTTGTGGGGGAAACCAAAACGGTGGACGTTGAGCAAGCAATTTCTGTACTTGCTCAACCTGTTGAAAAGGTTAAGATGGTGCCTTGTGGTCCAAAACCAGTAAAGGGACATAAATGA
- the LOC133694053 gene encoding cyclin-D2-1-like isoform X3 has translation MFFFHIHPLSEVGLVHAHFGFGPLCAYLSVNYLDRFLSAYELPKGNAWMMQLLGVACLSLAAKMEETEVPLSLDLQVGESRFVFEARTIQRMELLVLSTLDWRMHAITPFSFIDYFIGKINNDQTPPRSLILQSILLILSTIKGIYFMEFRPSEIAAAVSIAVVGETKTVDVEQAISVLAQPVEKERVLKCFQLIHDLSLVGESVEGPSASLLSAPQSPVGVLDAACLSYNSDVGPCANSSHNTPDAKRRKPAKPCEV, from the exons atGTTCTTTTTCCACATCCATCCACTATCTGAAGTGGGTTTG GTTCATGCCCACTTTGGTTTTGGACCACTTTGTGCTTATTTATCGGTAAACTACTTGGATAGGTTTCTGTCTGCCTATGAATTACCT AAGGGTAACGCTTGGATGATGCAGTTATTGGGTGTGGCTTGTTTATCTCTTGCGGCCAAAATGGAGGAGACTGAAGTTCCACTCTCTCTAGATCTACAG GTGGGTGAATCAAGATTTGTATTTGAAGCAAGAACTATACAAAGGATGGAGCTTCTTGTACTGAGCACATTGGATTGGAGGATGCATGCAATTACTCCTTTCTCCTTCATAGACTATTTCATTGGCAAGATCAATAATGATCAAACCCCACCTAGGTCTTTAATCTTACAATCAATCCTTCTCATACTGAGCACAATTAAAG GGATTTACTTCATGGAATTTAGGCCTTCTGAGATTGCAGCAGCAGTGTCAATAGCTGTTGTGGGGGAAACCAAAACGGTGGACGTTGAGCAAGCAATTTCTGTACTTGCTCAACCTGTTGAAAAG gAGAGAGTGCTCAAGTGTTTTCAACTGATTCATGATTTGTCATTGGTTGGTGAATCTGTCGAGGGCCCAAGTGCCTCACTCCTATCAGCGCCCCAAAGTCCCGTTGGGGTATTGGATGCTGCTTGCTTGAGCTATAACAGTGATGTTGGGCCATGTGCAAATTCTTCACACAATACCCCGGACGCCAAGAGGAGGAAGCCAGCCAAACCTTGCGAAGTTTAG
- the LOC133694053 gene encoding cyclin-D4-1-like isoform X1 translates to MAPSFDCTVSSLLCAEDNNSIFDDNDCYGATVEEFEATWPDGNHQIQNQNSGWWLPMQSEECLVLMVEKECQHLPSGDYLKRLRNGDLGLGARKEAVDWIAKVHAHFGFGPLCAYLSVNYLDRFLSAYELPKGNAWMMQLLGVACLSLAAKMEETEVPLSLDLQVGESRFVFEARTIQRMELLVLSTLDWRMHAITPFSFIDYFIGKINNDQTPPRSLILQSILLILSTIKGIYFMEFRPSEIAAAVSIAVVGETKTVDVEQAISVLAQPVEKERVLKCFQLIHDLSLVGESVEGPSASLLSAPQSPVGVLDAACLSYNSDVGPCANSSHNTPDAKRRKPAKPCEV, encoded by the exons ATGGCACCAAGTTTTGATTGTACAGTTTCAAGCCTTCTATGTGCTGAAgataataatagtatttttgatGATAACGATTGCTACGGTGCTACCGTGGAGGAGTTTGAGGCCACGTGGCCTGACGGGAATCATCAAATCCAGAATCAAAATAGTGGTTGGTGGTTGCCAATGCAGAGTGAAGAGTGTTTGGTTTTGATGGTTGAAAAGGAGTGTCAGCATTTGCCTAGTGGTGATTACTTGAAGAGACTGAGAAATGGGGACTTGGGCTTGGGGGCTAGAAAAGAGGCTGTTGATTGGATTGCAAAG GTTCATGCCCACTTTGGTTTTGGACCACTTTGTGCTTATTTATCGGTAAACTACTTGGATAGGTTTCTGTCTGCCTATGAATTACCT AAGGGTAACGCTTGGATGATGCAGTTATTGGGTGTGGCTTGTTTATCTCTTGCGGCCAAAATGGAGGAGACTGAAGTTCCACTCTCTCTAGATCTACAG GTGGGTGAATCAAGATTTGTATTTGAAGCAAGAACTATACAAAGGATGGAGCTTCTTGTACTGAGCACATTGGATTGGAGGATGCATGCAATTACTCCTTTCTCCTTCATAGACTATTTCATTGGCAAGATCAATAATGATCAAACCCCACCTAGGTCTTTAATCTTACAATCAATCCTTCTCATACTGAGCACAATTAAAG GGATTTACTTCATGGAATTTAGGCCTTCTGAGATTGCAGCAGCAGTGTCAATAGCTGTTGTGGGGGAAACCAAAACGGTGGACGTTGAGCAAGCAATTTCTGTACTTGCTCAACCTGTTGAAAAG gAGAGAGTGCTCAAGTGTTTTCAACTGATTCATGATTTGTCATTGGTTGGTGAATCTGTCGAGGGCCCAAGTGCCTCACTCCTATCAGCGCCCCAAAGTCCCGTTGGGGTATTGGATGCTGCTTGCTTGAGCTATAACAGTGATGTTGGGCCATGTGCAAATTCTTCACACAATACCCCGGACGCCAAGAGGAGGAAGCCAGCCAAACCTTGCGAAGTTTAG